The following proteins are co-located in the Billgrantia tianxiuensis genome:
- a CDS encoding sugar O-acetyltransferase codes for MKSEKEKMLAGELYNPRDAQLLSERHRARLLAKAFNDTGDDQGQERKRLLSELFGAMGKGTFIEPPFYCDYGGNITLGERVFFNFNCVILDVAEVTIGNHTMFGPNVQVYTATHPLDAEERRSGLESAKPITIGDDVWIGGGAILCPGVTIGSRTVIGAGSVVTKDIPEDVFAAGNPCRVIRPLGDDATR; via the coding sequence ATGAAGAGCGAAAAAGAGAAGATGCTGGCCGGTGAACTCTACAATCCGCGCGATGCCCAGCTCCTGAGCGAGCGCCACCGCGCCCGCTTGCTGGCCAAGGCCTTCAACGACACCGGCGACGACCAGGGCCAGGAGCGCAAGCGGCTGCTGAGTGAGCTGTTCGGCGCCATGGGCAAGGGCACCTTCATCGAGCCACCCTTTTACTGCGACTACGGCGGCAACATCACCCTGGGCGAGCGGGTCTTCTTCAACTTCAACTGCGTGATCCTTGACGTGGCGGAAGTCACCATCGGCAATCACACCATGTTCGGTCCCAACGTACAGGTCTATACCGCCACCCACCCGCTCGATGCCGAAGAGCGCCGCAGCGGCCTGGAATCCGCCAAGCCGATCACGATCGGCGACGACGTATGGATCGGCGGTGGGGCGATTCTCTGTCCCGGCGTCACCATCGGCTCCCGCACGGTCATCGGTGCCGGCAGCGTGGTGACCAAGGACATTCCCGAGGATGTATTCGCCGCCGGCAACCCCTGCCGCGTGATACGCCCACTCGGGGATGATGCGACCCGCTGA
- a CDS encoding DUF1801 domain-containing protein, giving the protein MEALLGQPQWHEEREKLRAIALSCQLSESVKWGKLCYSFQNGNVAMIFGMKEYCALGFFKGSLLKDPERILVAPGEHSQAMRQVRFTQLSEIESQAAVLEAYLLEAIELEKVGAKVDFSEKHELTYPKNSRRLLTQVLR; this is encoded by the coding sequence GTGGAAGCCTTGCTGGGCCAGCCGCAATGGCATGAAGAGCGGGAAAAGCTGAGAGCGATAGCGCTCTCCTGCCAACTGAGCGAAAGCGTCAAGTGGGGAAAACTCTGCTACTCGTTTCAGAACGGCAACGTGGCCATGATCTTCGGCATGAAAGAGTACTGCGCACTCGGCTTTTTCAAGGGCAGCCTGTTGAAGGACCCCGAAAGGATCCTCGTTGCCCCCGGAGAACACTCCCAGGCGATGCGCCAGGTCCGCTTCACACAACTGAGCGAGATCGAATCGCAGGCCGCCGTACTTGAAGCCTATCTCCTCGAGGCCATTGAGCTGGAGAAGGTCGGCGCCAAGGTGGACTTCAGCGAGAAGCATGAGCTGACATACCCGAAGAACTCCAGGCGGCTCTTGACGCAAGTACTGCGTTAA
- a CDS encoding YdeI/OmpD-associated family protein yields MPEELQAALDASTALKAAFEALTPGRQRGYILHFSRAKQSSTRVSRIEKCTPDILAGKGLNGR; encoded by the coding sequence ATACCCGAAGAACTCCAGGCGGCTCTTGACGCAAGTACTGCGTTAAAAGCCGCCTTCGAGGCGCTTACGCCTGGTCGGCAAAGAGGCTACATCCTGCACTTCTCCAGGGCCAAACAATCCAGCACGCGAGTGTCGCGGATCGAGAAGTGCACACCCGATATTCTTGCGGGAAAGGGGCTGAATGGCCGCTGA
- a CDS encoding PLP-dependent aminotransferase family protein, which translates to MKLELDKHSNQPLVEQLVESFKGWIESNGGGGGSRLPSIRQLAAEHGISRNVVIEAYERLVAYGLVRSRPGSGFYVAATAPTALAKAARSPGQLEDFTNAMWSLFKADESHLKLGCGWLPNHWREGDDLTYAIRQVARQSRSGIFDYSTPLGPLDLRGLIQERVRLLGIRADAHQILMTGGGSHSLDLLVRLLLEPGDVVFVESPGYYNLLGLLRLQRIQVVGVPRLADGPDIEHLEALLAQHKPKLFFVNSVFQNPTGSILAPAVAHRLLQLAEAHDFQVVEDDIYADFQHESSIRLASLDDLNRVIYLSSFSKSLSSSLRVGFIIARQPLLKPLVDIKMLTSISASHFAEQVVTTMLQNGSYRKLTERLRTKLSEQMASTLTQLKKAGWVLFLEPAGGMFVWARHPAIHSSTQLVQYAQRRGITLSPGHLFLPEDGDSPWVRLNVAYMNDARARSFISEPIGP; encoded by the coding sequence ATGAAGTTGGAATTGGACAAGCATTCGAACCAGCCCCTGGTGGAACAGCTAGTCGAGAGCTTCAAAGGTTGGATCGAGAGTAACGGCGGAGGCGGCGGCAGTCGTTTGCCTTCGATACGACAGCTGGCTGCAGAACATGGAATAAGCCGTAACGTCGTGATCGAAGCCTACGAACGGCTGGTGGCATATGGATTGGTCCGCTCCCGGCCAGGCTCTGGATTCTATGTCGCAGCGACGGCCCCAACGGCCCTGGCCAAGGCGGCCCGGTCACCGGGCCAACTGGAGGATTTCACGAATGCCATGTGGAGCCTCTTCAAGGCTGACGAAAGTCACCTAAAGCTGGGCTGCGGCTGGCTGCCCAACCATTGGCGCGAGGGCGATGATCTGACCTACGCCATTCGCCAGGTGGCAAGGCAAAGCCGCTCAGGCATCTTCGATTACAGCACGCCGCTGGGCCCGCTGGATTTACGCGGGTTGATTCAGGAGCGCGTGCGTCTGCTGGGCATCCGTGCCGATGCCCATCAAATACTGATGACCGGTGGAGGCAGCCACTCGCTGGATCTTCTGGTGCGCTTGTTGCTTGAGCCTGGTGACGTGGTATTCGTCGAGTCCCCGGGCTATTACAACCTGCTCGGTCTGCTGCGCTTGCAACGCATCCAGGTCGTCGGCGTGCCGCGCTTGGCGGACGGGCCGGATATCGAGCATCTGGAAGCGCTTCTGGCACAGCACAAGCCGAAGCTGTTCTTCGTGAACAGCGTCTTTCAGAATCCTACGGGTTCCATCTTGGCGCCAGCCGTTGCCCATCGCCTACTGCAATTGGCCGAAGCCCATGATTTCCAAGTCGTGGAAGACGACATCTATGCCGATTTTCAGCATGAGTCCAGCATTCGCCTCGCGTCGCTCGATGACCTGAACCGGGTCATTTATCTGAGCAGCTTCTCCAAGAGCCTTTCATCTTCGCTGCGAGTTGGCTTTATCATCGCTAGGCAGCCTCTGCTGAAACCCCTGGTCGACATCAAGATGCTGACCAGTATTTCCGCTTCACATTTTGCAGAGCAAGTCGTTACCACCATGCTTCAAAACGGCAGCTACAGGAAGCTGACGGAGCGTCTCAGGACAAAGCTCTCGGAACAGATGGCCTCCACTCTCACACAGCTTAAAAAAGCCGGCTGGGTACTCTTCCTCGAGCCGGCAGGCGGTATGTTCGTTTGGGCACGCCATCCAGCGATCCACTCCTCGACTCAGCTCGTGCAGTACGCACAGCGGAGGGGGATTACGCTCTCGCCCGGCCATCTATTTCTACCAGAGGACGGCGACTCTCCCTGGGTGCGGCTCAACGTGGCCTACATGAACGATGCAAGAGCGCGGTCGTTCATTAGTGAGCCTATCGGGCCATGA
- a CDS encoding MFS transporter has product MSRSHPARLAFALCTITSAVNLQAPLYDALAARSGAGVGATTVAFACYVVGILPVLLGFNGLAERVGRKPLIVTALVLCLAATALTLAMPGLITLGIARFMMGIGTALTSTVAPAYMRSLFGGGDSRAPANWVTASTALGFGLGAAVTALFVLHVPSLTPPSFWLYLGAAALALVWVLTLKDDSPRQTGAEMLRLPAFPPGAFGYGLAILLAWASVGLVIAILPSTLAQHGLSGWAGFATFGVCSCGVLFQPWARKLAPQIATQLGLIILPLAYGLIAWGALQGYLVAVLVGTVAASSACYGFIYLGGLSGVLDLAAEQPSRASAGYFLMAYLGFSIPVITTGVLVDVFGHTAALGIFGMVLLGSVIVTLGIIQRGRGLICSADLARLDR; this is encoded by the coding sequence ATGTCCCGATCCCATCCTGCCCGCCTTGCTTTTGCCCTCTGCACGATCACGTCAGCGGTCAATCTGCAGGCGCCCCTTTACGATGCCTTGGCAGCGCGTAGCGGAGCCGGCGTGGGCGCCACGACCGTTGCGTTTGCCTGCTATGTGGTCGGTATTCTGCCGGTGTTGCTGGGCTTCAATGGGCTCGCCGAACGGGTAGGGCGCAAACCGTTGATCGTCACTGCGCTAGTGTTGTGCCTGGCTGCCACGGCGTTGACTCTCGCAATGCCAGGCTTGATTACCCTGGGTATCGCACGCTTCATGATGGGCATTGGCACGGCGCTGACATCGACAGTGGCGCCCGCCTATATGCGTTCGCTGTTTGGCGGCGGGGACAGCCGGGCTCCGGCCAACTGGGTTACCGCCAGCACAGCGTTGGGGTTCGGGCTCGGTGCGGCCGTCACCGCTCTGTTCGTGCTTCACGTGCCGAGCCTGACACCGCCGAGCTTTTGGCTTTATCTGGGTGCCGCTGCTTTGGCGCTGGTGTGGGTGCTGACGCTAAAAGACGATTCACCAAGGCAGACCGGGGCCGAGATGTTGCGTTTGCCGGCTTTTCCACCGGGCGCCTTTGGTTATGGGCTCGCCATATTGTTGGCATGGGCAAGTGTGGGGCTGGTCATTGCGATTCTGCCCTCGACGTTGGCCCAGCATGGCCTATCGGGCTGGGCCGGTTTTGCAACGTTCGGCGTTTGCAGTTGCGGCGTGCTGTTCCAACCATGGGCAAGGAAACTAGCGCCACAAATAGCTACTCAACTGGGCCTGATCATCCTGCCCTTGGCATATGGCCTGATTGCCTGGGGCGCGTTGCAGGGGTACTTGGTCGCCGTACTGGTTGGGACTGTCGCGGCAAGCAGTGCCTGCTATGGTTTCATCTATCTGGGGGGATTGAGCGGTGTGCTCGACTTGGCTGCGGAACAACCGTCTCGGGCAAGTGCCGGTTACTTCCTGATGGCTTATCTTGGTTTCAGTATTCCCGTCATTACCACAGGGGTGTTGGTCGATGTTTTCGGTCACACCGCTGCGCTGGGAATCTTTGGCATGGTACTGCTTGGCAGCGTGATCGTGACGCTTGGCATTATCCAACGTGGCCGTGGATTGATCTGCAGTGCCGATCTGGCAAGGCTCGACAGGTGA
- a CDS encoding GNAT family N-acetyltransferase, protein MQDGTLALEAVSFEELEIIGAMEAGEARDYIIPYSLEKHQQEFMKPAVIYKAIRHGKIRHGKNPAGFVMLALDPDGVSVELRRIVVPNPGRGIGVRALEAVRELCRSELGRKRIWLDVFETNYRARHVYEKVGYSCFGKTEHEGRTLLLYETLI, encoded by the coding sequence ATGCAAGACGGAACGTTGGCTTTGGAGGCTGTGTCATTCGAAGAGCTGGAAATTATAGGCGCAATGGAAGCCGGTGAAGCACGGGACTACATCATTCCGTATAGCCTGGAAAAGCATCAGCAGGAATTCATGAAGCCCGCCGTGATCTACAAGGCTATTCGCCATGGAAAAATTCGCCATGGAAAAAATCCGGCTGGCTTTGTCATGCTGGCGCTAGACCCGGATGGTGTGAGCGTTGAGCTTCGCCGAATCGTCGTGCCAAACCCGGGGCGTGGCATCGGTGTGCGTGCTTTGGAAGCCGTTCGAGAACTGTGCCGCAGTGAGTTAGGAAGAAAGCGAATCTGGCTGGACGTTTTCGAAACCAACTATCGTGCCAGGCATGTGTACGAAAAAGTGGGTTACTCATGCTTTGGAAAAACCGAGCATGAAGGGCGAACTCTGCTTCTGTACGAAACCTTGATATAA
- a CDS encoding GNAT family N-acetyltransferase translates to MVTIRPYCQADCEALRSLVLCLHETLRPFDADLAPGDEIIEGYFQELMAKVESTSGAVFVAEDGSELVGYVCLWGYVSPDDPDERPDPFSFMAELFVRPESRHLGVGRLLVEQAERYAAQCGTYKVELKVLARNEQAIRFYEALGYEPRVVVMSKHF, encoded by the coding sequence ATGGTGACGATTCGACCTTACTGCCAGGCAGACTGCGAAGCACTCCGAAGCCTGGTTCTCTGCCTGCATGAGACCCTGCGGCCGTTCGATGCTGATCTTGCACCCGGCGATGAGATCATCGAAGGCTATTTCCAAGAGCTGATGGCAAAGGTAGAAAGCACGAGCGGTGCGGTATTCGTTGCCGAGGATGGCAGCGAATTGGTCGGATACGTGTGCCTTTGGGGTTACGTTTCCCCCGATGACCCGGATGAGAGGCCGGACCCATTCAGCTTCATGGCGGAACTCTTCGTCCGGCCAGAGAGCCGCCATCTCGGAGTGGGGCGCTTACTCGTGGAGCAAGCGGAACGCTATGCTGCCCAATGTGGCACCTACAAGGTCGAGTTAAAGGTGCTGGCACGGAACGAACAGGCCATACGCTTTTATGAAGCGCTGGGCTATGAGCCCCGCGTGGTGGTGATGAGCAAGCATTTCTAA
- a CDS encoding PHA/PHB synthase family protein yields MSQDARNSPDPDIAPRPAPCVALPSTAERPNPGFYSTHALDRAFKANLARLTAGITPAGLASVYFEWLVHLMLSPGKQLELGEKYARKLTRFGHYISRQALEPSACACIEPLEQDRRFSGEEWQRWPYNLIYQSFLLTQQWWHNATSDIDGLSPDSERVVNFITRQILDRYSPSNSPWLNPEVVAATLATGGQNLVAGWQHFIEDWERAVSGKPPFGAEAFRVGKNLAITPGKVVYRNRLIELIQYTPTTKQVYAEPVLIVPAWIMKYYILDLTPAQSLVKYLVDEGHTVFMISWRNPGSEEHNLGMEDYRRLGPMAALDAVSAITGGSKVHGVGYCLGGTLLSIAAAAMARDGDDRLASLTTLATQVDFTEAGELMLFIGESQVAYLENMMWDQGYLDGFQMAGAFQILRSNDLIWSRIVHDYLLGGRQPMNALMAWNADLTRMPYRMHSEYLRQLFLNNDLANGHYRVDDRPVVIQDIRAPLFVVSTTADHVAPWKSVYKIHLLADADEVTFVLTSGGHNAGIVSEPGHTGRRFRMDTPRHGKAYLDPETWQQITPEQDGSWWPAWHQWLAAHSSEQLAPPAMGSQQYPPLADAPGNYVLAP; encoded by the coding sequence ATGTCGCAGGATGCTCGAAACTCGCCCGACCCCGATATCGCCCCCAGGCCCGCACCCTGTGTGGCACTCCCATCCACCGCGGAGCGCCCCAACCCGGGGTTCTACTCCACCCATGCGCTGGATCGAGCCTTCAAGGCCAACCTGGCCAGGCTGACCGCCGGCATCACCCCTGCCGGCCTGGCCAGCGTCTATTTCGAGTGGCTGGTTCACCTGATGCTCTCTCCTGGCAAGCAACTGGAGCTGGGCGAGAAGTACGCTCGCAAGCTGACGCGCTTCGGCCACTACATCAGTCGTCAGGCTCTCGAACCCAGCGCCTGCGCCTGTATCGAACCCCTGGAGCAGGACCGACGTTTCAGTGGCGAGGAGTGGCAGCGCTGGCCCTACAACCTGATCTACCAGTCCTTTCTCTTGACGCAGCAATGGTGGCACAACGCCACCAGCGACATCGACGGCCTCTCGCCCGACAGCGAACGGGTAGTGAACTTCATCACCCGTCAAATACTTGACCGCTACTCACCCTCCAACTCCCCGTGGCTGAACCCGGAGGTCGTCGCTGCCACCCTTGCGACCGGCGGGCAGAACCTGGTGGCCGGCTGGCAGCACTTCATCGAGGACTGGGAGCGGGCCGTGTCCGGCAAGCCGCCGTTCGGCGCCGAAGCTTTCCGTGTGGGAAAGAACCTGGCGATCACTCCCGGCAAGGTGGTCTACCGAAACCGACTCATCGAGCTGATCCAGTACACCCCGACGACGAAACAGGTCTACGCCGAGCCGGTGCTGATCGTGCCCGCCTGGATCATGAAGTACTACATTCTCGACCTCACTCCCGCCCAATCCCTGGTCAAGTACCTGGTGGACGAGGGTCATACCGTGTTCATGATCTCGTGGCGCAACCCGGGCTCGGAGGAACACAACCTGGGCATGGAGGACTACCGCCGGCTGGGGCCGATGGCGGCGCTGGACGCGGTCTCCGCCATCACGGGCGGCAGCAAGGTGCACGGCGTGGGTTACTGCCTGGGAGGCACGCTGCTCTCCATCGCCGCGGCCGCCATGGCGCGGGATGGCGACGACAGGCTGGCGTCGCTTACCACCCTGGCCACCCAGGTGGACTTCACCGAGGCCGGCGAACTGATGCTGTTCATCGGCGAAAGCCAGGTGGCCTACCTGGAAAACATGATGTGGGATCAGGGCTATCTCGACGGCTTTCAGATGGCCGGCGCGTTCCAGATCCTGCGCTCCAACGATCTGATCTGGTCGCGTATCGTACACGACTATCTGCTGGGCGGACGTCAGCCCATGAACGCCCTCATGGCCTGGAATGCGGACCTGACCCGCATGCCCTACCGCATGCACTCCGAGTATCTGCGCCAGCTGTTCCTCAACAACGACCTGGCCAACGGCCACTATCGGGTAGACGATCGGCCCGTCGTGATACAAGACATTCGCGCGCCGCTGTTCGTCGTCAGCACGACTGCCGATCATGTGGCTCCCTGGAAATCCGTCTACAAGATCCACTTGCTGGCAGATGCCGACGAGGTGACCTTCGTGCTGACCAGCGGCGGCCACAATGCCGGGATCGTCAGCGAGCCGGGGCACACCGGGCGCCGCTTCCGGATGGATACGCCACGGCATGGCAAGGCGTACCTGGACCCGGAAACCTGGCAGCAGATCACGCCCGAGCAGGACGGCTCCTGGTGGCCGGCCTGGCATCAGTGGCTGGCGGCCCACTCCAGCGAACAGCTGGCGCCGCCCGCCATGGGCAGCCAGCAGTACCCACCCCTGGCCGATGCTCCGGGAAACTACGTGCTGGCGCCATGA
- a CDS encoding efflux RND transporter periplasmic adaptor subunit → MSRWIVLLAALVAMMAAGLVYWRMPVAATAYEVKESALTQQVVASGRVVASSRAQIGSEIVGRVTERLVREGQQVEPGDILVVLDSSELAERVQETRAALRQLESARRPQAEAGLADARAHFEQARREHERARRLVESNMVSRQAVEQAEEREAAARAALERSRLDVEALAPGGAEEALLRARLAAAEAALERAVIHSPVTGTVLTRNVEPGDVVQPGRVLLEIARTGQRELRVPFDERHLGQLAVGQRARCVTDAYPDQPFDATISLIAPIVDAARGTVDVRLVMEEEPWFLREDMTVSVNVETARRERALVVPNDALFGSRAPLPECTGSRRAVFHLAA, encoded by the coding sequence ATGAGCCGATGGATCGTTCTCCTCGCTGCGCTGGTTGCCATGATGGCCGCAGGGCTCGTCTACTGGCGGATGCCTGTCGCTGCCACGGCGTATGAAGTGAAGGAGAGCGCGTTGACCCAGCAGGTGGTGGCCAGCGGCCGGGTGGTGGCCTCGTCGCGGGCACAGATCGGCAGCGAGATCGTGGGTCGGGTGACCGAGCGCCTGGTACGCGAAGGGCAGCAGGTCGAGCCCGGCGACATCCTGGTGGTGCTCGATTCATCGGAACTTGCCGAGCGCGTGCAGGAGACCCGTGCGGCACTCCGCCAGTTGGAGAGCGCACGGCGGCCCCAGGCCGAGGCCGGGCTTGCCGACGCCAGGGCGCATTTCGAGCAGGCCCGGCGCGAACATGAGCGTGCGCGCCGCCTGGTGGAGAGCAACATGGTCTCGCGTCAGGCGGTAGAGCAGGCCGAAGAGCGCGAAGCCGCGGCCCGGGCCGCCTTGGAGCGTTCGCGCCTCGACGTAGAGGCGCTGGCGCCGGGCGGGGCGGAGGAAGCGCTGCTGCGGGCACGGCTGGCCGCCGCCGAGGCCGCCCTGGAGCGTGCCGTCATCCACTCCCCGGTCACCGGCACGGTACTGACCCGTAACGTGGAGCCGGGGGATGTGGTGCAGCCCGGCAGGGTACTGCTGGAGATCGCTCGCACCGGGCAGCGTGAACTGCGGGTGCCATTCGACGAGCGACACCTTGGCCAGCTCGCCGTGGGGCAGCGTGCCCGCTGCGTCACCGACGCCTATCCCGACCAGCCGTTCGACGCCACGATCAGCCTGATCGCGCCGATCGTCGACGCCGCCCGCGGCACCGTGGACGTAAGGCTGGTCATGGAGGAGGAACCCTGGTTCCTGCGCGAGGACATGACCGTCTCGGTCAATGTGGAAACTGCGCGCCGTGAGCGGGCGCTGGTCGTGCCCAACGATGCCCTATTCGGGTCGAGGGCGCCTCTGCCCGAGTGTACGGGGTCGAGGCGGGCCGTGTTTCACCTCGCAGCGTGA
- a CDS encoding ABC transporter permease, with the protein MWIEGFIAWSLLRDGRAQSALMLVGIMVGAAVVVFISALITGLQANIIERTLGTQAHIRLLPPEEFNRVLSLQEPAPIVLVLEDRRPQRLRSIDNWQALVPVLDRWPGVIAVSPTISGPALAVRGSANRSVSIIGADAERLRAILPIADHMVEGVFRLRPGEILIGRELADDLGLQSGGRIRLDTAGEGTVVMTVAGIFELGVREIDNRLMYLDLDEARSLLDLPGGVTALELTVAEVFAADQLALRLGALTGQRAESWMETNAQLLNALRSQTLSTTMIRSFVSLSVAFGIASVLAVSVVQRTREIGILRAMGLGRGRILRVFLIQGALLGLVGGDWGRCSARCWCWPSTCSVPACS; encoded by the coding sequence ATGTGGATCGAAGGGTTCATCGCCTGGAGCCTGTTGCGTGATGGCCGCGCCCAGAGCGCCCTGATGCTGGTCGGCATCATGGTGGGGGCAGCCGTGGTGGTCTTCATCAGTGCCCTCATCACCGGGCTGCAGGCCAACATCATCGAGCGCACCCTGGGCACGCAGGCCCACATTCGCCTGCTGCCTCCCGAAGAGTTCAATCGCGTGCTGTCGCTGCAGGAGCCGGCGCCGATCGTCCTGGTGCTGGAGGACCGCAGGCCGCAGCGCCTGCGCTCCATCGACAACTGGCAGGCGCTGGTGCCCGTGCTCGATCGCTGGCCGGGCGTGATCGCGGTATCGCCGACGATCAGCGGTCCGGCCCTGGCGGTGCGTGGCAGCGCCAATCGCTCGGTATCGATCATCGGGGCCGACGCGGAGCGGCTGCGGGCCATACTGCCCATCGCCGATCACATGGTCGAAGGCGTGTTCCGGCTGCGTCCCGGAGAGATCCTGATCGGCCGGGAGCTGGCCGATGACCTGGGCCTTCAGAGCGGTGGCCGGATACGCCTTGACACCGCCGGGGAGGGCACCGTGGTCATGACCGTGGCGGGGATCTTCGAGCTGGGGGTACGCGAGATCGACAATCGGCTCATGTACCTCGACCTGGACGAGGCTCGCAGCCTCCTCGACCTGCCCGGGGGCGTGACGGCGCTCGAACTCACCGTCGCGGAGGTGTTCGCTGCCGACCAGCTGGCGCTTCGCCTCGGAGCGCTGACCGGGCAGCGCGCAGAGAGCTGGATGGAGACGAATGCACAGCTGCTCAATGCACTGCGCTCCCAGACCCTCTCCACGACCATGATTCGCAGCTTCGTCAGCCTTTCGGTGGCATTTGGCATCGCCAGCGTGCTGGCGGTCAGCGTGGTGCAGCGAACCCGCGAAATCGGCATTCTGCGGGCAATGGGCCTCGGCCGGGGGCGAATCCTGCGCGTGTTTCTGATCCAGGGTGCGCTGTTGGGGCTGGTCGGCGGGGATTGGGGGCGCTGTTCGGCTCGCTGCTGGTGCTGGCCTTCGACGTGTTCGGTCCCCGCCTGTTCGTGA